In the Lujinxingia vulgaris genome, one interval contains:
- the aceB gene encoding malate synthase A: protein MTQPSTEGAGLPDAITILGDVAPGYERILSPEALGFVAAMHREFEGRRRQLLADRRRRQEAIDSGANPGAPADTRAIRQGEWQVARVPQDMQRRTVEITGPVDRKMIINALNSGANTFMADFEDATSPTWSNVVEGQSNLFDAVRRQIDFRDEARGKEYKLSENPATLMVRPRGWHFPEKHVLVDGQEISASLFDFGMYFFHNAKELVQRGSGPYFYLPKLESHREAALWNDVFLMAQQRLGLESGTIKATVLVETIHAAFEMEEILYALREHSAGLNAGRWDYIFSVIKTFRARQEMVLPDRAQITMSVPFMRAYAERLVHVCHKRGAHAIGGMAAFIPSRRDEAVNERALAAVRGDKEREAGDGFDGTWVAHPDLVEVAREPFEAVLKGRPHQKDRRREVSAISDQELLNFRVAEGRITEEGLRTNINVGLQYIAWWMQGLGAVALYNLMEDAATAEISRSQIWQWLHRPDVVLDDGRRVDRELYERLVDEELMAIREAMGSERYEALPFERARQIFDEVATSEDFPEFFTLVAYETL, encoded by the coding sequence ATGACGCAGCCCTCCACAGAAGGCGCTGGCCTGCCCGACGCGATTACGATTCTCGGCGATGTCGCCCCCGGCTATGAGCGGATCTTAAGTCCGGAGGCGCTGGGTTTTGTGGCGGCGATGCACCGGGAGTTCGAGGGCCGGCGCCGCCAACTTCTCGCGGATCGACGCCGCCGTCAGGAGGCGATCGATAGCGGCGCCAACCCCGGCGCTCCGGCCGATACCCGGGCGATTCGCCAGGGGGAGTGGCAGGTGGCCCGGGTGCCCCAGGATATGCAGCGACGCACCGTGGAGATCACCGGCCCGGTCGATCGCAAGATGATCATCAACGCGCTCAACTCCGGCGCTAACACCTTCATGGCCGACTTTGAGGACGCCACCTCCCCGACCTGGTCCAACGTGGTCGAGGGGCAGAGCAACCTCTTTGATGCGGTGCGCCGCCAGATCGACTTTCGCGATGAGGCGCGCGGCAAGGAGTATAAACTTTCCGAAAACCCGGCCACGTTGATGGTGCGTCCCCGCGGCTGGCACTTTCCCGAGAAGCATGTGCTCGTCGACGGGCAGGAGATTTCGGCGAGTTTGTTCGATTTTGGGATGTACTTCTTTCATAACGCGAAGGAGTTGGTGCAGCGCGGAAGCGGGCCTTACTTCTACCTGCCCAAGCTGGAGAGTCATCGGGAGGCGGCGTTGTGGAATGACGTCTTCTTGATGGCCCAGCAGCGCCTGGGGCTGGAGAGCGGCACGATCAAAGCGACGGTGCTGGTGGAGACGATTCACGCCGCCTTTGAGATGGAGGAGATCCTCTACGCGCTGCGCGAGCATAGCGCGGGGCTTAACGCGGGGCGCTGGGATTATATCTTCAGCGTGATCAAGACCTTCCGGGCCCGCCAGGAGATGGTGCTTCCGGATCGCGCGCAGATCACGATGAGCGTGCCTTTTATGCGCGCCTACGCCGAGCGCCTGGTGCACGTCTGCCACAAGCGCGGGGCGCATGCGATCGGGGGGATGGCGGCCTTTATCCCCTCGCGGCGCGATGAGGCGGTCAATGAGCGCGCGCTGGCAGCAGTACGCGGCGATAAGGAGCGCGAGGCCGGCGACGGTTTTGACGGCACCTGGGTGGCGCACCCGGATCTGGTGGAGGTGGCGCGTGAGCCTTTTGAGGCGGTGCTCAAAGGGCGACCGCACCAGAAAGACCGCCGCCGCGAGGTCAGCGCCATCAGCGATCAGGAGCTGCTCAACTTCCGCGTGGCCGAGGGGCGCATCACCGAGGAGGGGCTGCGCACCAACATCAACGTGGGGCTGCAGTACATCGCCTGGTGGATGCAAGGCCTGGGGGCGGTGGCGCTCTACAACCTGATGGAAGATGCGGCCACCGCCGAGATCAGCCGCTCGCAGATCTGGCAGTGGTTGCATCGCCCCGATGTGGTGCTCGACGACGGGCGCCGGGTGGATCGGGAGCTCTACGAACGTCTGGTCGACGAGGAGCTCATGGCGATCCGCGAGGCGATGGGCAGTGAGCGCTATGAGGCTCTTCCCTTTGAGCGGGCGCGTCAGATCTTCGATGAGGTGGCGACCTCCGAGGACTTCCCCGAGTTCTTCACCCTGGTGGCCTACGAGACGCTCTGA
- a CDS encoding PilZ domain-containing protein, which yields MSDANRPGAGTPQLLNTTQRANSPERREHERVPVNREFAVIDAYIAEYVTSISRGGVFIRSKKPLALGTRVTLKFSVILDDVETVEGEGEVVRVEASGPEMGMGVAFTRLSGESKALIDALFERYEAQYPSV from the coding sequence ATGAGCGACGCGAATCGCCCGGGCGCGGGAACCCCGCAGCTCCTCAACACCACGCAGCGCGCCAACTCTCCGGAGCGGCGCGAACATGAGCGCGTGCCGGTCAACCGCGAGTTTGCGGTGATCGACGCCTACATCGCCGAGTACGTCACGAGCATCTCGCGGGGCGGAGTCTTTATCCGCTCCAAGAAACCGCTGGCGCTGGGCACCCGCGTCACCCTGAAGTTCTCGGTGATCCTCGATGATGTCGAGACGGTGGAGGGCGAGGGCGAGGTGGTGCGCGTGGAGGCGAGCGGCCCGGAGATGGGTATGGGAGTGGCGTTTACGCGGCTCAGCGGAGAGAGCAAGGCGCTGATCGACGCGCTCTTTGAGCGCTACGAGGCGCAGTACCCCTCAGTTTAA
- a CDS encoding NTP transferase domain-containing protein, with protein MSKTRPSHSPREAILLVAGTGSRLRPLTEDRPKCLLEVGGVALLKRLLDQLAAVGIERAILVTGYLHERMVAQVESWDLGLEVAFAPNPTYASENNAVSTLVGMRALQGDSFLLCDGDILLRQTAWVADLLADTRENVLTMIRFDALGQEEMKIRLGDTDAIEGLSKGLDPQSSHGESLGVQKVGPSAFEALKDRLEALNAEERVRLYYEDVFAELIPQGCAFYAREVAPGSWTEIDTIDDLEAARALYQSWSVA; from the coding sequence ATGTCGAAAACTCGTCCTTCTCATTCGCCCCGCGAGGCGATCCTGCTGGTCGCCGGGACCGGCAGCCGCCTGCGTCCTCTGACCGAAGACCGCCCCAAATGCCTGCTGGAAGTCGGTGGAGTAGCGTTGCTCAAGCGCCTGCTCGACCAGCTCGCTGCGGTCGGCATTGAGCGCGCCATCCTGGTCACAGGTTACCTGCATGAGCGTATGGTCGCTCAGGTGGAGTCCTGGGATCTGGGCCTGGAGGTCGCCTTTGCGCCAAATCCGACCTATGCCAGCGAAAACAACGCGGTCTCAACGCTGGTCGGGATGCGCGCGCTTCAGGGCGACTCGTTTTTGCTCTGCGACGGCGACATCCTCCTGCGGCAGACCGCCTGGGTGGCCGACCTTTTGGCCGATACGCGTGAGAACGTGCTCACGATGATTCGTTTTGACGCGCTGGGGCAGGAGGAGATGAAGATCCGCCTCGGCGACACCGACGCGATCGAAGGGCTGAGTAAGGGGCTCGATCCCCAAAGCTCTCATGGGGAGTCGCTGGGCGTGCAGAAGGTCGGGCCCTCGGCCTTTGAGGCGCTGAAAGATCGGCTGGAGGCGCTCAACGCCGAGGAGCGCGTGCGCCTCTACTACGAAGATGTCTTTGCGGAGCTTATCCCGCAGGGCTGCGCGTTTTACGCCCGCGAGGTCGCGCCGGGGAGCTGGACGGAGATCGACACGATCGACGATCTGGAGGCGGCCCGCGCGCTCTACCAGAGTTGGAGCGTGGCATGA
- the mobA gene encoding molybdenum cofactor guanylyltransferase: MSERAGYVLAGGQARRLGEDKGRAQLAEGVTLLNWVTGRLAPAVGSWTAVGASAGEYGDLGVRTIGDRWPGQGPLGGIATAALDRAEGWFFVTSCDAVWARAAWVEALWEARRAPAVVYEHQGRLEPLFGWYRAELAPELEAAMEGGQRSVWRFLEAVGARRIEAPGGWESGQGINDPQALARAREIAQKILRGDR, from the coding sequence GTGAGTGAGCGGGCGGGTTATGTGCTGGCCGGGGGCCAGGCCCGGCGTCTGGGTGAAGATAAGGGGCGCGCGCAGCTGGCCGAGGGCGTAACGCTGCTGAACTGGGTGACCGGGAGGTTGGCGCCGGCGGTGGGGAGCTGGACGGCGGTGGGGGCTTCGGCCGGCGAGTATGGGGATCTGGGGGTGCGCACCATTGGCGACAGGTGGCCGGGGCAGGGGCCGCTGGGGGGGATCGCGACGGCGGCGCTCGATCGTGCCGAGGGATGGTTTTTTGTGACGAGCTGCGACGCGGTGTGGGCGCGCGCCGCATGGGTCGAAGCGCTCTGGGAGGCCAGACGGGCGCCGGCGGTGGTCTATGAGCATCAGGGGCGGCTGGAGCCGCTCTTTGGCTGGTATCGGGCCGAGCTGGCACCTGAGCTTGAGGCGGCGATGGAGGGGGGCCAGCGCTCGGTGTGGCGCTTTTTAGAAGCGGTCGGAGCGCGGCGTATCGAAGCACCGGGGGGGTGGGAGAGCGGGCAGGGAATCAACGATCCTCAAGCGCTGGCGCGGGCGCGCGAGATCGCGCAGAAGATTCTTCGGGGCGATCGTTGA
- a CDS encoding START domain-containing protein — translation MRPYPMVLMILLMLALSAPAAAQQDGNWEALGDSDGVAISRMQVEGSSVFAFRGEIVADVHIGKILTVFADGDQRRHWVDRYDDHGTLERGELSERYWIRFGLPFPIKDRDYVLQTNGRLNQDDQVFIATIESVDDARRPENDCCVRAMTYSTYYRFEALEGERTRMIVEVHTDPKGLLPNWLVNRIQRDWPSKTLGGLIRQAKKGDQPLYGPVADWHTR, via the coding sequence GTGCGTCCATATCCTATGGTTCTGATGATCCTTTTGATGCTCGCGCTCAGCGCGCCTGCGGCCGCCCAGCAGGACGGCAACTGGGAGGCGCTTGGCGACTCCGACGGGGTGGCGATCTCGCGGATGCAGGTGGAGGGCTCGTCGGTCTTTGCGTTTCGCGGTGAGATTGTGGCGGACGTGCATATCGGAAAGATCCTGACGGTGTTTGCCGACGGCGATCAACGCCGCCACTGGGTGGATCGTTATGATGATCACGGCACGCTGGAGCGCGGTGAGCTCAGCGAGCGTTACTGGATTCGTTTTGGGCTGCCCTTTCCGATCAAAGATCGGGATTATGTGCTGCAGACCAACGGCCGTCTGAATCAGGACGATCAGGTCTTCATCGCGACGATCGAGTCGGTGGACGACGCGCGTCGGCCGGAGAACGACTGCTGCGTGCGGGCGATGACCTACTCGACCTATTACCGCTTTGAGGCGTTGGAGGGGGAACGTACGCGCATGATCGTGGAGGTCCACACCGATCCCAAAGGTCTTTTGCCCAACTGGCTGGTCAACCGCATTCAGCGTGACTGGCCTTCGAAGACGCTGGGCGGGCTGATTCGCCAGGCCAAGAAGGGCGATCAGCCGCTCTACGGGCCGGTGGCCGACTGGCACACGCGGTGA
- a CDS encoding carcinine hydrolase/isopenicillin-N N-acyltransferase family protein — translation MSSTSTDGARSSEPGQSAARAVYYPERAGGLGRVTTPVGDVHVANVSGPLTSAGRDLGRRLATELREGAHRAFDDYVQRISAESGSRVIAAAGRVVGGAVLPRLLRQRLPAEHLQILTAFAEGAGLDVEEALATQQIWDQWAWARAGNVAGLVEGRLKARSHSPLLASSAVVVPTDTCGVLHAFSFENAAVERWDRAARVVVMHPDHGFSYALVSSLGFLTGLPAGMNAAGLTLSTHPGPAALGDRAGVPLGPAALQVLNEARTIEEAVAILRQHPPMTSWTYVLSEGASGRRAKVEVSPLRVGVEVEEGRGLFVRGGPSTAELQRSPALAREEARRDAHLGSLIATWRSDRPLPLMELARGLGGDSEAAPGSDAIRIAEVMSVIFEPAAGRLWVAAGRAPTALRWFVPLRLRGAHGEARAELDTRVEPVQAWPTWQESARGRAADYYRNAYRLYLEGEDPQRLLITLEYAVALEPTSARYHVLAGLVALSALRGRRAEGAFRRALDAIDEAGRRAEVGLYLGWALDLQGRRKAARELYARVSDDAQAHGVTRRAAAAARRRRFSNREAQRLHIDFVLASAL, via the coding sequence ATGAGTTCAACCTCCACCGATGGCGCGCGCTCGTCTGAGCCCGGGCAAAGTGCAGCACGGGCGGTGTACTACCCTGAGCGCGCCGGCGGGCTGGGGCGCGTGACCACGCCGGTGGGGGATGTGCACGTGGCCAACGTCAGCGGCCCGCTCACCTCGGCGGGGCGCGACCTTGGGAGGCGGCTCGCCACCGAGCTTCGCGAAGGCGCCCACCGCGCCTTTGACGACTACGTGCAGCGCATCAGCGCCGAGAGCGGCTCACGGGTCATCGCCGCGGCCGGCAGGGTCGTGGGCGGGGCGGTGTTGCCTCGCCTGCTCCGCCAGCGCCTTCCGGCCGAGCATCTTCAGATTTTGACGGCCTTCGCCGAGGGCGCCGGGCTCGATGTGGAGGAGGCCCTGGCCACCCAGCAGATCTGGGATCAGTGGGCGTGGGCGCGCGCCGGCAATGTGGCCGGGCTGGTGGAAGGGCGGCTTAAAGCCCGCTCCCATTCGCCCCTTCTGGCCTCCAGCGCGGTGGTGGTGCCCACGGACACCTGCGGGGTGCTGCACGCCTTTAGCTTTGAGAACGCCGCGGTGGAGCGCTGGGATCGGGCAGCGCGGGTGGTGGTGATGCACCCCGACCACGGGTTTAGCTATGCGCTGGTCAGCTCGCTGGGGTTTTTGACGGGGTTGCCCGCCGGCATGAACGCCGCCGGGCTGACGCTGAGCACGCATCCCGGGCCGGCGGCGCTGGGAGATCGGGCGGGGGTGCCGCTCGGACCGGCGGCACTGCAGGTGCTCAATGAGGCGCGCACCATCGAGGAGGCCGTGGCGATTCTGCGGCAGCACCCGCCGATGACGAGCTGGACCTACGTGCTCAGTGAGGGGGCCAGCGGGCGTAGGGCAAAGGTGGAAGTCAGCCCGCTGAGGGTGGGCGTGGAGGTTGAAGAGGGGCGCGGACTTTTCGTGCGTGGCGGGCCGTCGACCGCCGAGCTGCAGCGCTCCCCGGCGCTGGCGCGGGAAGAGGCGCGCCGCGACGCCCACCTTGGCAGCCTGATCGCCACCTGGCGCTCCGACCGACCCCTCCCGCTGATGGAGCTCGCCCGCGGCCTGGGCGGCGACAGTGAGGCTGCGCCCGGTTCCGACGCCATCCGCATCGCCGAGGTGATGTCGGTGATCTTCGAGCCGGCCGCCGGGCGCCTCTGGGTGGCGGCCGGGCGCGCGCCCACCGCGCTGCGCTGGTTTGTGCCGCTGCGCCTTCGCGGCGCCCATGGCGAGGCGCGCGCCGAGCTCGATACGCGCGTGGAGCCCGTGCAGGCCTGGCCCACCTGGCAGGAGAGCGCGCGCGGGCGCGCCGCGGACTATTACCGCAACGCCTACCGTCTCTACCTCGAAGGCGAAGATCCGCAGCGCCTGCTCATCACCCTGGAGTACGCCGTGGCGCTGGAGCCGACCTCCGCGCGCTACCACGTGCTGGCGGGGCTTGTGGCGCTGAGCGCGCTGCGCGGCCGCCGGGCCGAAGGCGCGTTTCGCCGCGCGCTCGATGCGATCGATGAGGCCGGCCGCCGCGCCGAGGTGGGGCTCTATCTGGGCTGGGCGCTCGACCTGCAGGGGCGCCGCAAGGCCGCCCGCGAGCTCTACGCCCGCGTCAGCGACGATGCTCAGGCCCACGGGGTCACGCGTCGCGCCGCGGCGGCGGCGCGCCGTCGTCGCTTCAGCAACCGCGAGGCGCAGCGGCTGCACATCGACTTCGTGCTCGCCAGCGCGCTCTAA
- a CDS encoding J domain-containing protein produces the protein MSELKDRLMRTVRANLNHLLDNVQKFEERGGLRSIINPESADEGWEEIGQNPRPASANAAPPATQGPKTLRDYYANLEVPYGSDLPTVKAAYRNMMRRYHPDNFANDPEMEKVATNLSQELAVAYQAIERYLRTGSY, from the coding sequence ATGAGTGAGCTTAAAGACCGCCTGATGCGCACGGTGCGCGCCAACCTCAACCACCTGCTCGATAACGTGCAGAAGTTCGAGGAGCGCGGTGGCCTGCGCTCGATCATCAACCCGGAGTCCGCCGATGAAGGCTGGGAGGAGATCGGCCAGAACCCACGGCCGGCCTCCGCTAACGCGGCCCCTCCGGCGACCCAGGGCCCCAAGACTCTGCGCGACTATTACGCCAACCTGGAAGTCCCCTACGGAAGCGATCTTCCCACGGTCAAGGCGGCCTACCGCAACATGATGCGCCGCTACCACCCGGATAACTTCGCCAACGATCCGGAGATGGAGAAGGTCGCCACCAACCTCTCCCAGGAGCTGGCCGTGGCCTACCAGGCCATTGAGCGCTACCTGCGCACCGGCAGCTACTGA
- the aceA gene encoding isocitrate lyase, producing MSQAQSSEALQAQWDKDPRWRGVQRPYPASQVFKLRGSVPITYTLAERGAVRLWELFHDRPFVRCLSAVTGNQAIQQVQAGLEAIYISGWQVAGDANSARGVYPDQSLYPVDSVPKLVDRVNRALQRADQVAHIEGTPKRDWFAPIVADAEAGFGGNLNAFELMKAMIEAGASGVHFEDQLSSAKKCGHMGGKVLVPTSEFIQKLVAARLASDVMGVPTVLVARTDAHSAKLLTSDIDPMDRPFIKAESGRSAEGFYTIRGGLEFAIERAMAYAPYADMLWCETSTPDLGEAEEFAKEVRSKYPDKLLAYNCSPSFNWRQNLDDRTIARFQEKLGEMGYALQFVTLSGWHSLNAAMFELALDYRERGMAAYSQLQEHEFELARQQNYSAVRHQAFVGAGYFDEVQLTITGGESQTVAMRGSTEEDQF from the coding sequence ATGAGTCAGGCCCAATCTTCCGAAGCGTTGCAGGCACAGTGGGACAAAGATCCGCGTTGGCGCGGGGTGCAGCGCCCTTATCCGGCGTCGCAGGTCTTTAAGCTGCGAGGCAGCGTGCCGATCACCTACACCCTGGCCGAGAGGGGCGCGGTGCGCCTGTGGGAGCTCTTTCACGACCGGCCCTTTGTGCGCTGTTTGAGCGCGGTCACCGGCAATCAGGCGATCCAGCAGGTGCAGGCGGGGCTGGAGGCGATCTACATCAGCGGGTGGCAGGTCGCCGGCGATGCCAACTCGGCGCGCGGGGTCTACCCCGACCAGAGCCTCTATCCGGTGGACTCGGTGCCCAAGCTCGTCGATCGGGTCAACCGCGCGCTGCAGCGCGCCGACCAGGTGGCGCATATCGAGGGCACCCCGAAGCGCGACTGGTTTGCGCCGATCGTGGCGGATGCGGAGGCGGGCTTTGGCGGCAACCTCAACGCCTTTGAGCTGATGAAGGCGATGATCGAGGCCGGCGCCTCGGGGGTGCATTTTGAGGATCAGCTCTCGTCGGCCAAGAAGTGCGGGCATATGGGCGGCAAGGTGCTCGTGCCCACCAGCGAGTTCATCCAGAAGCTTGTGGCTGCGCGCCTGGCCTCCGACGTGATGGGGGTGCCCACGGTGCTGGTCGCCCGCACCGACGCCCACTCGGCGAAGTTGCTCACCAGCGACATCGACCCGATGGATCGCCCCTTCATCAAGGCCGAGAGCGGGCGCAGCGCCGAGGGCTTCTACACCATCCGCGGCGGGCTGGAGTTCGCCATTGAGCGGGCGATGGCCTACGCACCTTACGCCGACATGCTCTGGTGTGAGACGTCGACGCCGGATCTGGGTGAGGCCGAGGAGTTCGCGAAAGAAGTTCGGTCGAAGTACCCCGACAAACTTCTGGCCTACAACTGCTCTCCATCGTTCAACTGGAGGCAGAACCTCGATGATCGCACCATCGCGCGTTTCCAGGAGAAGCTCGGTGAGATGGGCTACGCGCTGCAGTTTGTGACCCTCTCGGGGTGGCATTCGCTGAACGCGGCGATGTTCGAGCTGGCGTTGGACTATCGGGAGCGAGGCATGGCGGCCTACTCCCAGCTGCAGGAGCACGAGTTTGAGCTGGCCCGCCAGCAGAACTACAGCGCGGTGCGCCACCAGGCTTTTGTGGGCGCGGGCTACTTCGATGAGGTTCAGCTCACGATCACCGGCGGCGAGTCGCAGACGGTGGCGATGCGTGGGTCGACCGAAGAAGACCAGTTTTGA
- a CDS encoding CDP-alcohol phosphatidyltransferase family protein — protein sequence MSASTYGERLSQALAFKSLDVEEPIDRYFHRPVAAAVAAALIPTGLGPNHVTLMSLISGWTGSVALYFSFFEGWGGSLGWLVAAFFLFGAVILDCADGQLARAQGGGTRVGRILDGFVDVLVLLPAYVILGFGIRHLYGSGWFVAAAVAGFSTWIHCIIYDKLKNLYLAHTMPQAGGGEGTETVEAVRAELAEARAQGQLLERFLLWIYVGYLQVQERFASGSTEKRSEVNDPAAIARYRGAHRGTMRLASWMGLGTHMFVIYGGVALMSVAPEAALGMQVVLATLFNAVMIVVMWRSRGFAAPVEAQH from the coding sequence ATGAGCGCGTCGACCTATGGCGAGCGCTTAAGCCAGGCCCTGGCGTTTAAGTCGCTCGATGTGGAAGAGCCCATCGATCGTTACTTTCATCGCCCGGTGGCCGCGGCCGTGGCCGCCGCGCTGATCCCGACCGGGCTCGGCCCCAACCACGTCACCCTGATGAGCCTGATCAGCGGCTGGACGGGATCGGTGGCGCTCTACTTTAGCTTTTTTGAGGGTTGGGGCGGCTCGTTGGGGTGGTTGGTCGCGGCCTTCTTTCTCTTTGGCGCGGTGATCCTCGATTGCGCCGACGGGCAGCTCGCCAGGGCCCAGGGCGGCGGCACGCGGGTGGGGCGCATCCTCGATGGTTTTGTGGATGTGCTGGTGCTTCTGCCGGCCTACGTGATCCTGGGCTTTGGGATTCGCCACCTTTATGGCAGCGGCTGGTTTGTGGCCGCGGCCGTGGCGGGCTTCTCCACCTGGATTCACTGCATCATCTACGACAAGCTCAAGAACCTCTATCTGGCCCACACCATGCCGCAGGCCGGCGGCGGTGAGGGCACCGAGACGGTGGAAGCGGTGCGAGCCGAGCTGGCCGAAGCCCGCGCGCAGGGCCAACTTCTCGAGCGTTTCTTGCTCTGGATTTATGTGGGCTACCTTCAGGTGCAGGAGCGTTTTGCCAGCGGCAGCACCGAGAAGCGCAGCGAGGTGAATGACCCGGCGGCGATCGCGCGCTACCGCGGTGCCCACCGTGGCACCATGCGCCTGGCGAGCTGGATGGGGCTGGGCACGCATATGTTTGTGATTTACGGGGGCGTCGCGCTGATGAGCGTCGCTCCGGAGGCCGCACTGGGCATGCAGGTGGTGTTGGCGACCCTCTTTAACGCGGTGATGATCGTGGTGATGTGGCGCTCGCGGGGGTTCGCCGCGCCGGTCGAAGCGCAACATTGA
- a CDS encoding M50 family metallopeptidase codes for MASSKFNPSARTLLLFAVALVVVTMLVPYGYIVAYPLRLFGTFVHETGHALATVVTGGSVSGMHVNLDTSGLTLSRGGASLLISSAGYLGTVALGAALLVAGRRQVWARKVLMVLGVGTLVATAVFGGYGSSLLAVGGFIVGVGLWALGRRRSRADQPAGALYAGGAVATLAALAYLGFSGALLTWAIGLVAAALLLGVAFYAAPWVQHMLVIALGVQLSFDGLHSIRYLIDHTVAARGHSDAVNMAQFTGIPATVWAVLWALVGLAIVVVAFALFWRENKRESFEASIQ; via the coding sequence ATGGCCTCATCCAAATTTAACCCCTCGGCGCGCACGCTCTTGCTCTTTGCGGTGGCCCTGGTGGTCGTGACCATGCTGGTGCCCTACGGCTACATCGTGGCCTACCCGCTGCGCCTCTTTGGCACCTTTGTGCACGAGACAGGCCACGCGCTGGCCACGGTCGTCACCGGCGGCTCGGTCAGCGGCATGCACGTCAACCTGGACACCAGCGGGCTGACCTTGAGCCGAGGCGGCGCGAGCCTGCTGATCAGCTCGGCGGGCTATCTGGGCACCGTCGCGCTGGGCGCGGCGCTTCTGGTCGCCGGCCGACGCCAGGTGTGGGCGCGCAAGGTCTTGATGGTACTCGGTGTGGGCACGCTTGTGGCCACCGCGGTCTTCGGCGGCTACGGCAGCTCGTTGCTGGCCGTGGGCGGATTTATCGTGGGCGTGGGGCTGTGGGCGCTGGGGCGCCGGCGGTCGCGGGCCGACCAACCCGCCGGCGCGTTGTATGCCGGCGGCGCGGTAGCAACACTTGCCGCCCTGGCCTACCTGGGCTTCTCCGGCGCGCTGCTCACCTGGGCCATCGGCCTTGTGGCCGCCGCCCTGCTGCTGGGCGTCGCGTTTTATGCCGCGCCCTGGGTGCAGCATATGCTGGTCATCGCGCTGGGCGTGCAGCTGAGCTTCGACGGGCTGCACTCCATCCGCTACCTCATCGACCACACCGTGGCCGCGCGCGGCCACTCCGACGCGGTCAACATGGCGCAGTTTACGGGCATCCCGGCCACCGTCTGGGCCGTGCTCTGGGCGCTGGTGGGCCTGGCGATTGTGGTGGTGGCCTTCGCCCTCTTCTGGCGCGAGAACAAACGCGAGAGCTTTGAGGCCTCGATCCAATGA